One genomic segment of Danio aesculapii chromosome 15, fDanAes4.1, whole genome shotgun sequence includes these proteins:
- the arl4aa gene encoding ADP-ribosylation factor-like 4aa codes for MGNGISDQPNFLSSLPFCNSLHIAILGLDSAGKTTVLYRLQFNEFVNTVPTRGFNAEKVRIPVGDSRTVTFHFWDVGGQEKLRPLWKSYTRCTDGIVFVVDSLDAERMEEAKTELYKIARSTENQGVPVLIIANKQDMRQALPLSQIETMLALNDLGPSTPWHLQPTCAIIGDGLKEGLERLHDMIVKRRKMLKQQKKKK; via the coding sequence ATGGGGAACGGGATATCAGATCAACCCAACTTTCTATCCAGTCTTCCCTTCTGTAATTCTCTTCACATTGCTATATTGGGTCTGGACTCTGCAGGCAAGACGACGGTGTTGTACCGTCTGCAGTTCAATGAGTTCGTCAACACCGTCCCAACCAGGGGCTTCAATGCTGAGAAAGTCCGAATACCAGTTGGGGACTCACGGACGGTGACGTTTCACTTTTGGGACGTTGGCGGCCAGGAGAAACTGCGCCCTCTTTGGAAGTCCTATACACGATGTACAGATGGGATTGTATTTGTTGTGGACTCTCTGGACGCCGAGAGGATGGAAGAGGCTAAAACTGAGCTTTATAAAATCGCCCGCTCCACTGAAAATCAAGGAGTGCCTGTGCTGATTATTGCCAACAAGCAGGACATGAGACAGGCTCTGCCACTGTCACAAATAGAGACCATGCTGGCACTCAATGATCTGGGACCCTCTACACCGTGGCACTTGCAGCCCACTTGCGCCATCATTGGCGACGGCCTAAAAGAGGGACTGGAAAGACTCCATGACATGATTGTAAAACGAAGAAAGATGCTCAagcagcaaaaaaagaaaaaatag
- the si:dkey-30e9.6 gene encoding uncharacterized protein si:dkey-30e9.6 → MNLPEPLGGTSVDLRRKLLFSVSQNLISSRSCGPIPPHPAVPLDPWSIKAPDFTPKLYTSVCLPRIKTKNIHLVKANESVDEKSFILEKRNDVLPGLEKRRHKVRPFITFYKPPDSLQSKLLFVRGGTYPVGPYKNPKPHNFRPCEEGMPEMVTSLEKDPGCLKSQCLKPVIDSHPDLNYSCGDTASKIDTFKPAELKWDPRLILPKSPWPPKSASYTRHRRRRGVYSALMDRVEEKFTNSWRK, encoded by the exons atgaatCTTCCTGAGCCTTTGGGCGGTACATCTGTTGACCTTAGAAGAAAGCTGCTTTTTTCTGTGAGTCAAAACCTGATCTCAAGCCGGAGTTGTGGACCCATCCCACCACATCCAGCAGTTCCCCTTGATCCATGGAGCATCAAAGCCCCTGACTTCACCCCAAAACTCTACACATCCGTGTGCTTGCCACGAATCAAGACCAAAAACATCCATCTGGTTAAAGCAAATGAGAGCGTGGATGAAAAATCCTTTATTCTGGAAAAGAGGAATGATGTATTACCAGGACTTGAGAAAAGGAGACATAAAGTACGACCGTTTATCACATTCTACAAACCACCAGACTCACTACAGTCAAAACTGCTGTTTGTAAGAGGAGGGACGTATCCCGTGGGACCTTACAAAAATCCCAAACCTCACAACTTCAGACCT TGTGAAGAGGGAATGCCAGAAATGGTGACTTCTTTAGAAAAGGATCCAGGCTGCTTGAAGTCCCAGTGCTTAAAACCAG TCATTGACAGCCATCCGGACCTGAACTATTCATGTGGAGACACGGCCAGCAAAATAGACACTTTCAAACCGGCAGAGCTTAAATGGGACCCAAGACTCATATTGCCAAAGTCACCATGGCCTCCAAAATCTGCATCTTACACA AGACATCGACGCAGAAGAGGAGTGTACAGTGCTTTAATGGACCGAGTTGAAGAAAAGTTCACAAACTCTTGGAGGAAATGA